Part of the Bubalus bubalis isolate 160015118507 breed Murrah chromosome 9, NDDB_SH_1, whole genome shotgun sequence genome is shown below.
tttagtggctaaattgtgtctgactcttttctgaccccatagacagtagcctgtcaggctcttctgtcagtgcaatctcccaggcaagaatactggagtgggttgccattttcttctccaggggatcctcctgacccaaggattgaacccctttctcctgcattggcaggtggattctttatcactgagccaccagggaagcctgctgagtTGTAGGTATTACTATttcactgaattatttttctttgttatggGAACTAAACACATTCCCAGCTAAGGGATCCTTGGCCATTTAGGtttgattttctatttaaatagaaATCAACACTAATAAATCTCAAATACTCCATCCAGGGAATTTATCTAAACCTATATCAAGGTTCTGTGGCCAGCCCTCATTCCCCTCTTTGAATCCATCCTCCTTTTCAATTCTCTATTccgtttcttatttatttaaataagacCAGGATTTCTCAATCCTGACAACGTTGACGTCTGGGACTGGATCATTCTCtgttgtgggggctgtcctgtgacCTGTAGGATGTTCATTTAAGCAGCATCTCTGGTCTCCGCCCGCTCCATGCCATTAGCAGCCCCATATCTCTACCCTCCCCCAATCATGACAACCAGAAATGTCCCCAGACGTTGCCCAGTAAGTATCCCCTGGGAGCAGAATAACCCCTGGTTGAAAACTGATTTAGACTGTAAATGAATTCACCCTCTGAATGAAGGTGCTGAGTTAGAAGTTGGGGTCCCATGTGTCTTCCAGCATCTGTGGGTCTCTGGCCACCAGTTTCACCAAAGAGAACATTGTGACATCTCTCGTCTGATTTTTGGTGACTTGGGCTTTCTATTGCAGCTCCTGAGTTGTTTTCCCCCATCCTTGGAGCTCAGGGATCTGCCAGGTTTGCCTGAAACACTGCTTTCTTGTGGTCCACTCTGAACTCAGGCTCCTCTTCAGCTCAGGAAAATGTCCTTCTTGGATTTGTTCATTCTTGCATCACATTTGTCAGTTCACAAGATTGTGATATGTCCTTTTAGGACTCACAGACCTGCCCTCCAGATGATGAAACCACCCCTTCTCAGGCCGGCAGCCAAGCCGGGGACACACAGCAATAAGACAGGCTCTGTGCCACGAGCAGACAGGGTCCCTAGCTACTCAGACTCCACTGACTCATCCCCACCTccaggcctttgcacttgctgttgcCTTCCCTGGTATCCTCTTGCCCTCCTCCCACACACACCAACCTCAGCCATGCTGGCTCTGCTGTGCCATTCACATCCCACTTAAATGTCATCTCAAAAtccacactccacacacaccaGACCCCATTTCCTCCCAAGTCATTTCACTGAcgtttttatttagtatttattccCCCCTGGAGAGTGTGGGTCCCAGAGTGGCAGAGATGTTGAGGTATCCCATGCCTGTTCATCACTGGGTCCTCAGCTCCCAGGAGGTGCCTGGCACAGGACAAGCACTAAATATTGGCTTGAATGAATGTATAAAGTCATTCTGagagtctatatatatatttgtatgtttggCCACACTGGGGtttccaggatcttagttctccagctGGGATTGTGTGCTTTGCAGTGGAAGCGAGTAGTcccaaccagtggaccaccagggaagtcccaagagtcaATATTTTTCAGAATCTTCGGCATttgagcattcattcattcattcaatactcATTTACCAAACACCCACTATGCACGAAgcacagttctgggggctgggGATAGAATGGTGAACAAGACATTTCATGGAGCTCGTGTTCTGGTGGAGAAGATGGATGAAAAGAGtacctttttaaagttttatcatgTATTTTAGGAgatgaaaggggcttccctggtagctcacctggtaaaggatcagcctgcaatgcaggagaccctggttcgattcctgagtcaggaagaactgctggagaaggggtaggctacccactccagtattcttgggcttccctggtggctcagctggtaaagagtctgcctgcaatatgggagacctgggtttgatccctgggttgggaagatcccctggacaagggaatggctacccactccaatattctggcctggagaattccacgggctacacagtccatgggatcacaaagagtgggacttgactgagcaactttcacttcacttcagaagaTGAAAAGTGCTGTGGAAGACAGAAAAAGTGGGCTAAGGTGGAGGATCAGGGGCTGCCAGTGAGATGGTATGTCCTGAGGAGGTGTTCCTGAGACGgggacatttgagcaaagacagGAAGCGGGTGAAGGAGGGAATGTGTGGAAATCTGGGGAATCAGACAGAGGAGACAGCCTGCACAGAGGTCCTGAGGCAGGACCATTTTTGAGGTCCTCAGCATGTTTGAGGTTAAAATCCCAATCACATTCTTACATAGGGTTAATTCCCATTTAacgctgaagctcagagaggtcaagcttctttcccaaagtcacacagtagaACCTGTAGAGTGGAGTCTGAGCCCTTTCTTGGGGACATACCTGGCCAGACAGTCCTTGGCTAGGCAGTGTGCAGAGATAATGATGGGCACACTGGGGAAACGACCTCATGGATCAGGGAAGGAAGCCCTGTCCCCAGCACCAGCGCGCTTTTGTGGCTCTAGATAAGATGGGAAACTCTTGCTCTTAGGGAAGAGCTGGTTGAAGTTGCTTAGAGCTGGAGGGGCCTAGGAGAATCTGCTGACTGCCCTACAGTGTTTCAGGTGCCAAAGGGGAGAACGAGGGGACCCCAGACCAGCACGGACTTCCTGAAGCAATCTGAGGTAAATGCTGAGGTTCACATAGTCATTCAATAAACACTGGTCAAATGCCCACTAGGTGCCAGGTGCCAGGAGCTCTCCTCACACCTGCACAACCCAGTGACTTGGGGGTTGCTCACGTGTCCCCTTTATAGCTAAGGATACTAAGGCCCTAGGTATGAAGGGCACACAGCCAGGGAGTGATGGAATTGGGACTGAAACCCAGGAATGTGGCTCCAGGGGGCACCTTTTTGAGATAAGCCAGTAAGCGTTTAATGGATCGGTAGGTCCTGCCTTGGGTCTAATTTAGCATTTTCATGCTGTTCATCTTCACATTTAGGGCCGGAACACAGCACAGATACCACCTTTTCAGACAAAAGGACATCAAGGGagtccagggaagcctgggaaaagTATCTGAACAGGAGACCAAGGGCTCTGCATAGATATGGGAAAGGAACTCTTCTAGGAGGAGGGGTTTTGACGGATGAACAAGAGTTTGCCAGAAAGAAACTAAGTGAACTTACTTTTATTCATAAATTATTCATTCAGACATACCTTGCTTCCCCTGTGCATCTGACTCATGCTGGGCAATGCCAGGACCCTCAAGAAGCCCTCAGCCTTAAGAAATCAAAGTCAGATACACCTTCATGGGACCATGACTGAGCCAGAGAGGGCCATGGGACTAGAAGTGGTGAATAGGGAACCAGGACTCTTCCTGAGGGGTCAAAGAGGGCCTCCTGGAGAATGGATCATTTGAGATGGGCTTTAGAGGAGAAACAGGAGTTTGCCAAAGAAGATAGCATTGTTTGAGACATGCTGAGCCTGAGAGGTCTGTGAAGAGCCAGGGCCCATGTTCAGCtcagtgtgtgttagtccctcagtcgcgtctaactctttgtgaccccatgaactagagcccaccaggctccgctgattatgagattctccaggcaagaatgctggtgtggattgccattcccttctccaggagatctccctgacccaggggttgaacctgggtttcctgtttTGGAGGAGATTCCttatcaactgagccatcaggaaagtccatGCTCAGCTCACAGGACCATTAAAAAtagtcatgggacttccctggtgtgccaggagttaagactctgtgcttccaccacaGTGgggagcaggttcaatccctggtgggggaactaagatcccacatacagtgCCCTGCTACCAAAATGTAGAATGAGTGATGGTTATATCAGAAGCTCAGAGCTTCCTGGAGGGGCAAGTGAAAAGGGAAGCAGGAAGGATCCCAGCAGCTCTCTACTAAAAGGGGagttctctgtctctttctctgggAGGCTCCTGAGCCATCTCTGAGGCTGGAACATAAAGAGGTCCAGGTTGGATGTCGAGGATTTTGGGCACACTGAATCTAGGAGGCTCCCGTTGGCATCTCCATGCCTGTTTTCTCTGTAAATATTGATCCCCAGTAGGCCCTGGGCAACAGTCAGAGCCAAATGGGGTACTGGAGGGGGTAGGGGGCAGGGGAATCTCTGGGGGTAGGTTTCAGCATTTTACCGACTTGAGCAACTGTAAGGCTGCAACCAGGCTCTGGGGTCCACAGGTAGCTCGGGAAAAGCGCTTGGCCCATCTGGCACCTTCAGCGACTGTTATTGTCTGCAGGAGCTGCCCAGGGGTCTCCTCGGACCACTCCAGTGGACCACAATGAAGTGTTCCCGTCCCAAGCGGAAAGAGGCGGGCCTGGCTCTGCTTCTAGCCACCTTCACCCTCCTCTTCTTAAGTCTGCACTGGTCACCACCCACCTGCCCCCACCTGAAGGAGCCGCCGCGCGCCCCCAAGGCTCCGGACTGGCCCTCACCGCACTTCCGCGCCCCGCCAGCCCCTTGCCCGCCCAACACCTCCTTGACGTCGCTGCGGGACTTCGCAGGGCAGCCGCAGCACATCCGCGACTTCCTGCTGTACAAACACTGCCGCGACTTCGCGTTGCTCCAGGAAGTGCCACCGGACAAGTGTGCGGACCCTGTCTTCCTGCTGTTAGTGATCAAGTCCTCGCCCAGCAATTACGAGCGCCGGGAGCTGGTGCGGCGCACGTGGGGCCGTGAGCGCCAGATTCTCGGTGTCCAGCTGCGCCGCCTCTTCCTGGTGGGCACCGACTCCAACCCGCTGGAGGCGCGAAAGGTCAACCGGCTGCTGGCCATGGAGGCGCGGACGCACGAGGACATCCTGCAGTGGGATTTCTATGACACATTCTTCAACCTCACGCTCAAGCAGGTtgcctgggggtggtgggggcggggaggggcggcggGGGGGCGGGGTGTCACCTACTTGGGGCCACCTGTCCTTCCTGCCCAAAGTTGCTACCATCTCCTCTGAGGGGTACTAGAGACCAGaagccccctcaccccaccccctctaCTGTCCTTATAGTGATCTGAAGTCTTCTTTATCCAGGAAAGGCAGGGAGAAAGGACAGTGTGGTGTGAGCTTGCAAGCCTGGCTTTCCAAGCCTTgatgacctgggttcaaatgTCTTATTTGCTGTTTGCCCTAGATGATCATTCACTTCTCTgtgcatcagtttcctcatcaaggAAATGGGATATTAATTGGACTCATTCACCTCTGAGGGCTACAGTGAGGATTATatgaggttttatttatttatttatttatttggtggtacagcatgcaggatcttaatttcctCCATCTGGGctcaaacctgcgccccctgcagtggaagctcagagtcttaaccactggaccgccagggaagtccctgagatgATGTTATATTTATAAAGTTCCTAGGCCAGTGCCCGGTACGGTTTCCCAGggggagctagtggtaaagaactcgcctgccaatgcaggaaatgcaagagacctggctttgatccctggctcaggaagatcccttggaggagggcatggcaacccactccagcattctttccagagaaatcccatggattgaggagcctggtgggctgtagtccatggggtcgcaaagagtttgacatgactgaagcgacttcacacgGTGGGAAACACTAGATAGAGCacactttgtttctttgttctggTCTGTCTCCCTCTGAGGCTCAGGTCTGTGCAGTAGATATTCAACAAAGACCTTTCTGATGAAGAGAAACCATGAGAAGTAGAGGTTATCTTGCCCATGCTCAGAGGAGGAATTGAAGGCTCCAAGAACCCAACCAgcttggggggtgggaggggtggagcAAGCTGAGTAGAGATCCAAGTTGAAAGAGACCCAGTGCAGATTCTTGCTCATAGTAAGTACAGAAAGGTCTGGGTTCAAGACCTTGAACAATAGACCATCTCTGTTGTGTGACCTTACTCAAGGCACTTTCTCTGGAGAgcctctattttctcatctgtaaatggggttGAAGACCACACCTGCTTCCTAAAATTGTATTAAGGATTCAAGGTAGGGCAGACACTGAGCAAGCACTGGCATGCAGCCATAGTTGTTATGAAGGTTACTAAAGCCAAGGTGGGCAGAGGACCCAGAACCTCTTAATGCAAAACATAAAAGCCTGTGATGAACGTCAACTTGACAAACATGAATCCAGTGTCTACGAAGTGTTGACCCCCTCCTGGGTGCTGATGGCATATAGGAGAGACACAGCTCCCACCCAGGGGGAGTCCAGAGTCTGGTGGGGGAAGTACtgaagcgttagttgctcagtcatgtctgactctttgcaactccgtggactgaagcctgacaggctcctctgtccatgggattctccaggcaaggatactgaggTAGGTAGTCAttaacttctccaggggatcttccagacccagggattgaacctgggtcttctgcattgcaggcagattctttaccgtctgagccatggtAGGGGAAGTAGATGTTATATAAGAATCATACAAGTAATTCTGTGATGGTGGTGCTTGGCAAGGCAGAGTGAGAAAGAATAGCAATAAATGTAAATAAGACAATTTTCAAGCACTTCTtggtacattcagttcagttcagttcagttgctcagtcgtgtccgactctttgcaaacccatgaatcacagcacgccaggccttcctgtccatcaccaactcccagagttcactcaaactcacgtccatcgaatcagtgatgccatccagccatctcatcctctgtcatccccttctcctcctgcccctaatccctcccagcatcagagtcttctccaatgagtcaactcttcgcatgaggtggccaaagtactggagtttcagctttagcatcattccttccaaacaacacctagggctgatctccttcagaatggactggttggatctccttgcagtccaagggactctcaagagtcttctccaacactacagtttaaaaagcatcaattcttcagcgctcagccttcttcacagtccaactctcacatccatacatgaccacaggaaaaaccatagccttgactagatggacctttgttggcaaagtaatatctctgttttttaatatgctatctaggttggtcattactttccttccaagaagtgagcgtcttttaatttcatgactgcagttaccatctgcagtgattttggagcccccaaaaataaagtctgacactgtttccactgtttccccatctatttcccatgaagtgatgggaaattATAGAGCATCATCTCTGAAGATCCCCAACACTCCAGGAGGTAGGTCCTATGACAATTCCTGTCTGGGAAGTTGAAAACTGAGGCACCGAGAGGGGCTGTTGGTTGCAAAGATCATCCCACAGACTGAATTATTGAACCCAGGTTAGCCTGACTGGGGGACTACTGGGGTGGCCGATAGGGACCCAAAGCTGATGGCCCAGGCATCAAGCCCTCATGCCCTGTCTACCCACGCCCCACCCCCGCTCGCAGGTGCTCTTCCTACAGTGGCAGGAGACACAGTGCACCAATGCCAGCTTTTTGCTCAACGGGGATGATGACGTCTTTGCCCACACAGACAACATGGTCGCCTACCTGCAGAGCCACAACCCTGAGCACCACCTCTTTGTGGGCCACCTGATCCACAATGTGGGCCCCGTTCGGATTCCATGGAGCAAGTACTACGTGCCAAAGGTGGTCATGGAGGAGGAACACTACCCGCCCTACTGCGGGGGTGGCGGCTTCCTACTGTCCCGCTTCACGGCCACCGCCCTGCGCCACGCCTCCCGCACCCTGGACCTCTTCCCCATCGATGATGTCTTCCTGGGCATGTGCCTGAAGCAGGAGGGCCTGGAGCCCGCCTCA
Proteins encoded:
- the B3GNT3 gene encoding N-acetyllactosaminide beta-1,3-N-acetylglucosaminyltransferase 3 produces the protein MKCSRPKRKEAGLALLLATFTLLFLSLHWSPPTCPHLKEPPRAPKAPDWPSPHFRAPPAPCPPNTSLTSLRDFAGQPQHIRDFLLYKHCRDFALLQEVPPDKCADPVFLLLVIKSSPSNYERRELVRRTWGRERQILGVQLRRLFLVGTDSNPLEARKVNRLLAMEARTHEDILQWDFYDTFFNLTLKQVLFLQWQETQCTNASFLLNGDDDVFAHTDNMVAYLQSHNPEHHLFVGHLIHNVGPVRIPWSKYYVPKVVMEEEHYPPYCGGGGFLLSRFTATALRHASRTLDLFPIDDVFLGMCLKQEGLEPASHSGIRTAGVQSPSSRLSSFDPCFYRELLLVHRFLPYEMLLMWDALSQPNVTCGKRGQVY